The genomic interval GAGCTGGGCCACGAAGGTGGAGGCCTTGAAGTTGCGGATCGCGTCGTTGATGTTGTCCGGCAGGAACCGGGTGCGCTCGCGCTTGCCCTCCTTCTCCTTCGGGTCGCTCGCGGGGCCCTCGAGGCCGGTGCGGACGAGCGTGTAGAGCTCGAGGTACGGGTTCGCGTCCGGGGCCACCGAGCGGACCTCGATGCGCGCGCTGCGCTCGTTGCCGGTGGGGATGCGCACCATGGCGCCGCGGTTGTTGGCCGAGGCCTTGATCTGGTTGGGCGCCTCGAACGCCGGGTCGAGGCGGCGATACGAGTTCACGCTCGAGTTGAGGATGAGGCAGATGTCGTTGGCGTTGTTGAGGATGCGGTCGATGAAGTCCCAGCCCGGCGCGGAGAGGTTCTCCTCGCCGCCCTTCTCCCAGAACAGGTTCTTGCCGTTCCGGTTGATGCTCATGTTGGTGTGCATGCCCGTGCCGTTGATGCCGGTGACGGGCTTGGGCAGGAAGCTCGCGGTCATGCCCAGGTTGTGCGCCACCTGGCGGGAGAGCAGCTTGTAGAGCTGCACCTGGTCGGCGGCGATGATCGCCTCGGAGAAGGTGTAGTTCATCTCGAACTGGCTCGGCGCCACCTCGGGATGGTCCTTCTCGTTCATGAAGCCCATCGAGCGCTGCACCTCGGCGGCGCGGTCGATGAACTGGCGGAGCGGGTCGTTGGGCAGCGAGTGGTAGTAGCCGCCCTCGCTCACGTAATCGAACTTGCCGGTGTCGTGGTAGTGGCGCTCGGCGTCGCGGCCCTTGAAGAGGAAGCCTTCGATCTCCATCGCCACGTGGCAGACGCTCTTGTCCTTCTGCCACATGCCGTCGGTGAGCGCCTTGAGGCGGCCGCGGAAGTCGGCGGAGTAGGGCGAGCCGTCGCGGTTGAGCACGTGCGCGAAGGTGAGCACCTTGCCCGGGCCGAAGACGTCGGCCGGCAGCCAGTAGAAGCTCGGCCAGTCCACCTTCAGGCGCAGGTCGGACTCGTGCTGGTGCGAGAAGCCGCGGATGGAGCTGCCGTCGAAGGTGAGGTTGTCCTCGCTCTTGAGGAGGAACTTCTTGTCGTAGTCGAGCATGTGCAGCCGGCCTTCGAGGTCGGTGAAGCACACGGTCACGGCCTTGAGCCGCTTCTCATCCGAGATGGCCTTGCGACGCGACTCGGCGATCACGCCCTCGTCGGCGTGGCTCGCGCGCTGCTCCTTGGCAGCGAGGTTCCGCTCCTCGAGCTCGTCGTAGGGAATCTCCAGGAAGTTCCGCAGGGAGTTGTTCGCGTCCATGTCTCGTCCTCGAATCGAAAAGGGAAGGTCCAGCCCCAAAAACGCGGCGTAAAACTACGCAAGCAAGTCTTGAAGTCAATCGACTTATTGCTCCGGGATTCCGATTAAGGGAATCGGCGCAGAAAAATGATTCAAATGGACGAGCGGATAACTCAACGATGTCCAGCCGCCGACGTCGCCGGCGACCCGGGGCTCGCCCGCCCACCCGCTGAGCCAAGAGCCTGAAAACGCTCAGCTGAGGGGCAGCCGACCGAAAAGAACGGCTAGTCGCTTGTGCGTTGGGGCCGATGTATGGCAATAGGCGACCCCCACGTACTACCGACAACAACCTCTTTGATGAATCGGGCGGGAACCATGAAGAACACACTGCGCGGAATGCTCCTGGGCGCGCTGGCGGCGACGGCGCTGGCCTGCGGCGGCACCACCACCGCGGCCTCGTCGAGCACGGGCACGCACGGCTCGAC from Deltaproteobacteria bacterium carries:
- a CDS encoding glutamine synthetase, with protein sequence MDANNSLRNFLEIPYDELEERNLAAKEQRASHADEGVIAESRRKAISDEKRLKAVTVCFTDLEGRLHMLDYDKKFLLKSEDNLTFDGSSIRGFSHQHESDLRLKVDWPSFYWLPADVFGPGKVLTFAHVLNRDGSPYSADFRGRLKALTDGMWQKDKSVCHVAMEIEGFLFKGRDAERHYHDTGKFDYVSEGGYYHSLPNDPLRQFIDRAAEVQRSMGFMNEKDHPEVAPSQFEMNYTFSEAIIAADQVQLYKLLSRQVAHNLGMTASFLPKPVTGINGTGMHTNMSINRNGKNLFWEKGGEENLSAPGWDFIDRILNNANDICLILNSSVNSYRRLDPAFEAPNQIKASANNRGAMVRIPTGNERSARIEVRSVAPDANPYLELYTLVRTGLEGPASDPKEKEGKRERTRFLPDNINDAIRNFKASTFVAQLLGEDMQTRFAELKQSAADRCPRILGTRIKKEEVMFHHEVTNQLLWSMF